AAACGACATCCCCGCTATTTTCGCTTGTCGGCATAAAAACCGCAATAATACGTTTTGTTATTGCAATATTTCCGACTATTTTCGCGAAAACCAAACTCGACGAACAATCGTCCAAAAGCCGTAAATAACCGCGTTCAAAAGGACAAACGACCGTTGAAGATTTTGTTTCGGCTACGGCGTGCAAAATTCCGTCTATAGTATTGTTCGCAATTCGCATTTCCGCTTGAAAATTTTCCTCAAGTTCGCTGGCATGATTCATACAAAAACCTAGAATCGTTTCAGATTCGGCGAGCGACTGTCTGCTTCCGTCCGAAATTGTAAGCGGCGAAATCATATATTTTTTCGCCTGCGTTCTAAATAAACAAGCAAAATCCAAAAGGCCGCCGCTGCTTTCCACATCTGAAACTAATACTAAAGTCCTGCTTTCAAAAAAAGCGTCTATCCGTTTTTTCGGCAGATTTTGAGCGTATTTTTCGGCAAAATAAAGCGCCGCTATCTCGCCGACGGTACATGTAAGCAAAATCAATATCATTGCGGCGTTAAAAATAGTTTCGGAGATAATTTTTATTTCAAGTCCGACCACCGCGCAGGCAATTGTCGTCGCCGCCTGCTGAAACGTCATGCCGGACATCATGAATATCGCTTCTTTTGAATATTTAAAGATTTTCCCGAAAATAAAACTTGCCGACGATTTGGAGATTATTGTCAAGACGGTTAAAGCGATTCCCAAAACTAACGCCTCATTGCTTTCCACAAAAATTTTCGGTCTTATCAACATTCCGGCAGAAATAAGAAAAAACGGAATAAAAAGCGTATTGCCTGCAAAATTTATTTTCGTCATCAAAACGCCGTTTTTTAAAATCAACTTGCCGAAAGCCAATCCGCAGAAAAAAGCTCCGATAAGCGATTCCAATCGTAAAAAATGCGCCGACCATGAGACTAAGCAAACGCTTGCAAACACAAACAAAAACTGCGAATATCCGTCTTCTGAAACCGCACGAAATATTTTTTGTGTAATCTTAGGAATAATCCAAAGAACCAAAACGATAAATAAAATCCAGCTTATAAACATTAACGCGAAATGAGTAAAGGTTGTAATTTCCTGCGAAATATCGGAAATAACCGCCAAAAGTCCCAAAACGGCGATGTCCGAAATAATCGTAGCGCCGACAGTGACAGAAACCGCTTCGGAATTCCCCAAACCGAATTTGTTGATCATTCTAAGCGATAGAAGCGTATGCGAAGCGAAAAAACTCGCCGTAAGAATTGCGGTTTTTGGAGTACAGCCAAAAAGTTTTACTATTAAAATTGTCCCTAAAAGCTGCGGAATTATAAATGTAAGCAAACCAAAAACTACGCTTTTGAACGCATTCTTTTTGAAAAGGAAGGTATCTATTTCCAAACCGGCGATAAACATTAAATACAATTTTCCTATTTCTGAGAAAATGTGGAACGATTCGCTCAACGATTCTAGTTTGAAAACAAAACTTTCTAAAATTATCCCGAAAAGAATATAAAACACGATTCCGGGAATTTTTGTTTTCTCGGAAATTATGGGAACTGAAAATATCGCAAACAGCAATATTGAAAATACAAAAAGCTGATCTGACATTAAATTCCTATTTCATTAACGGCGGCTGTCCTGTCGATTCCAAAACCGCACGCCAAGTTGTTCCGTCGGGATTTATCGTATTTCGCTGACTCACAGCCATTTTAATAGGGATATGAACGTAATAATTATGCACAAGACCGATTAAAGCGCCGGTTTTACCGCCCATTGCGGCATGAACGGCGTTTGCCGCCAATTGTGAACAATAAAGCGAATCGTTGGCGTTGGCTGGCTGACTTCTTACGATATAGGACGGATCAATATATTTCATATTGCACTCTACGTTACTTTTAGCAAAGTATTCAATTATTTTATCACGAATGAATATCCCTATATCGCCTAATTTTTTATTTCCGGAGGCATCGATTTCCAAATATTTATCGTCAAAATTTTTCAATAATTTTTGTCCGGCGCCTTCGGCGACAATAACGACGGCGTAACCGTTTTCAATAACTCTTCTGCGCAACGTTTCTAAAAAACCGTTTTCACCTTCAAGCGCAAAAGGAACTTCCGGAACAAGCACAAAATCGACGTTATTCGCCGCCACCGCCGTGTGAGCGGCGATAAATCCCGATTCTCTCCCCATAAGTTTTACAAGCCCTATGCCGTTTGTGGCGCCTCTCGCTTCAATCGTCGCCGATTCGACCGCTTCGGTAGATTTTTCTACCGCGGTTTCAAAACCGAAAGATTTGCGAACAAAACTCAAATCGTTGTCGATTGTTTTTGGAATACCTATGACGGACAATTTCATTCCTCGATTTTTTGTCTCTTCATAAATTCGTAGCGCTCCCTTTTGAGTGCCGTCGCCGCCTATTGTAAAAAGCATGTTTATATTCATACGCTCTAAACAATCCGCAATATCGTTCGTTCTGTCTCCGTATCCGCGGGAAGAGCCCAGAATAGTTCCGCCTTCACGGTGAATATCACGAACTTTATCTATTGTCAAATCAATGATCGGGAGTTTGAATTCCGGCAGAAATCCTTTGTATCCGTTACAAATACCCACAACGTTATTTACGCCGTACTGTACACGAAGCGTATAAGTAATGTCGCGAATAACGTTGTTTAATCCGGGACACAAGCCGCCGCATGTAATTATCGCCGCTTTTACTTTTCCGGCGTCAAAATAAATGTCTTTACGAGGACCCGCCGCTTCGACAAAAATCGGCTTAAAACTTTTTGCCATATTCCAATCGGTATGACTGTTTAGAACTATGATTTCGGTATCTTCCACAAAATTTGCTATGAAATCTCCGTCTTTCGTCGATAAATTAAGCGGGGATTTGATATTGGTGTGCCCAAGAGTTTCGATAACGAAATCTTCACTGCGGACATTGCTAAAATCTTCTGACATAATAACTCCTTTGCCTCTGGTTAAGAAAAATAATTTATTTCTAAGCGGAATTGAGAAAAATACTTATTAATGGAAACAAAGGAATAATATTGTCACGAAAAGATATTTTCTTTTTGGCAAATATTTCTGCTTCCTCCTCATATTTATTAAAACAATAAATTATTTTAGTAATGCAGTAAACAATGGATTGTTGGGATAATACCGGACTTTTCATTCGTGTTCTTTATCTTTTTATTAACTAAATAAGCGTGAACTTTCTTCACAGGTTGTTCTGCCTATTAACGCCTATTTAGTTAAACACGGGTGAATTCATTGTTTACTGCAAATAATTATGAATTATTGGCGGGACAGCCTTTTCTGATTTTACCGCGCTTCTTTCCTTTAATTCATAAGAGTTATTAAATTCGGCTAATGACGATACAAGCGCCGTCTGTCATTGCGAACGAAGTGAAGCAATCTATACTGGAAATGTGGAACAGAACAGACAATATGGGAAAAATTAAACAAGGAGTTTTTTATGCAAAACAAAAACAGATTTCTGAAAATGATGGCGGTATTGATGATTGCCGCACAAATGGTATCGGCTGAAGACATCACGAATAAGTTTACCGACCTGAACTTTAGGGCGGAGGTGTATAAGGCGATTGGGAAAACGTCTCCCGCTCCGATACTTGACAGTGATGTGAGTGGGATTAAAAACCTTAATGTGAATAGAAAAGGTATAAAATCCCTTGCGGGCATAGAATATTTTACTGAATTGAAGACGTTGTATTGCAATTACAACGAACTGACAACGCTGGACATATCAAATTGTACTGCATTAAACTACTTGAATTTTTCCGGTAATAAATTAAAATCACTTGATGTATCAAACAATCTTGAATTGACACGTCTGGAGTGCTCCGATCACGGTAACGAATTAACGTCAATTGATTTGTCGAAGAACACCGAACTTGTTTTCTTGAATCTTGCCTATAACAAATTTACGTCACTTGATGTATCAAAAAACACTAAATTAA
The sequence above is a segment of the Chitinispirillales bacterium genome. Coding sequences within it:
- a CDS encoding cation:proton antiporter — its product is MSDQLFVFSILLFAIFSVPIISEKTKIPGIVFYILFGIILESFVFKLESLSESFHIFSEIGKLYLMFIAGLEIDTFLFKKNAFKSVVFGLLTFIIPQLLGTILIVKLFGCTPKTAILTASFFASHTLLSLRMINKFGLGNSEAVSVTVGATIISDIAVLGLLAVISDISQEITTFTHFALMFISWILFIVLVLWIIPKITQKIFRAVSEDGYSQFLFVFASVCLVSWSAHFLRLESLIGAFFCGLAFGKLILKNGVLMTKINFAGNTLFIPFFLISAGMLIRPKIFVESNEALVLGIALTVLTIISKSSASFIFGKIFKYSKEAIFMMSGMTFQQAATTIACAVVGLEIKIISETIFNAAMILILLTCTVGEIAALYFAEKYAQNLPKKRIDAFFESRTLVLVSDVESSGGLLDFACLFRTQAKKYMISPLTISDGSRQSLAESETILGFCMNHASELEENFQAEMRIANNTIDGILHAVAETKSSTVVCPFERGYLRLLDDCSSSLVFAKIVGNIAITKRIIAVFMPTSENSGDVVSFIAQIKHLSIQVSAEAVFYLSENQSGEVSEKINKFFKGAVKYKICVKKHWNIIKRDLPGDIRNDDALVVLMGARHKLFRSPSTDKYPVQLSDRFERNNVFAVYPSLSLVALENEEMLLEENVTPQKIPEYPKLEAIETQKNDFESITRSISEKNGVSQSEIYNILFSSLELYPVELIPEVILIHAHTEYIENPQIFLWFQKEKREIYPSKASPKVLIVVLNPLNGDPQIHLKTLSRIAGLFTNPKCCEIIENCQTCEELTQELQKI
- a CDS encoding ATP-dependent 6-phosphofructokinase, coding for MSEDFSNVRSEDFVIETLGHTNIKSPLNLSTKDGDFIANFVEDTEIIVLNSHTDWNMAKSFKPIFVEAAGPRKDIYFDAGKVKAAIITCGGLCPGLNNVIRDITYTLRVQYGVNNVVGICNGYKGFLPEFKLPIIDLTIDKVRDIHREGGTILGSSRGYGDRTNDIADCLERMNINMLFTIGGDGTQKGALRIYEETKNRGMKLSVIGIPKTIDNDLSFVRKSFGFETAVEKSTEAVESATIEARGATNGIGLVKLMGRESGFIAAHTAVAANNVDFVLVPEVPFALEGENGFLETLRRRVIENGYAVVIVAEGAGQKLLKNFDDKYLEIDASGNKKLGDIGIFIRDKIIEYFAKSNVECNMKYIDPSYIVRSQPANANDSLYCSQLAANAVHAAMGGKTGALIGLVHNYYVHIPIKMAVSQRNTINPDGTTWRAVLESTGQPPLMK